A single genomic interval of Hafnia alvei harbors:
- a CDS encoding MurR/RpiR family transcriptional regulator, translating into MFTHIALSTLNGLELMVYNYVIKNKDKVMYMTIRELADEADVSTTTILRFCKKMNCSGYSEFRIRFKLYLEQEEKLLLTSGASEIMSFFKSIHNDEFEALITRTAEQIAEAERIIFVGAGTSGTLGKYGARFFSNVGKFSNYIDDPYYPISTDMYKNAIAIILSVSGETPEILKLASQFSLHHCKIISITNSETSSLARMADFNLSYHMPQILIASEYNITTQVPVIYMLEAIGKKLAKNISS; encoded by the coding sequence ATGTTTACCCATATCGCCTTATCGACGCTGAATGGCTTGGAATTGATGGTATATAACTATGTCATCAAAAATAAAGATAAGGTGATGTATATGACTATCCGTGAGTTAGCGGATGAAGCGGATGTTTCCACCACCACCATATTACGCTTTTGCAAGAAAATGAATTGCAGCGGTTATTCTGAGTTTCGTATTCGTTTTAAGCTTTATCTTGAACAAGAAGAGAAATTATTATTGACCTCCGGGGCGAGTGAAATAATGAGCTTCTTTAAAAGTATTCACAATGATGAGTTTGAAGCACTTATTACGCGCACGGCGGAACAAATTGCTGAGGCGGAAAGAATAATATTTGTCGGTGCCGGCACGTCGGGCACGTTAGGGAAATATGGCGCACGTTTTTTCTCTAACGTCGGTAAGTTTAGTAATTATATTGACGATCCCTATTATCCTATTAGCACGGATATGTATAAAAATGCGATTGCGATTATTTTATCTGTTTCTGGTGAAACGCCGGAAATATTAAAGTTGGCAAGTCAGTTTAGCCTGCATCACTGTAAAATTATCAGCATTACCAACAGCGAAACCTCTTCTTTAGCGCGCATGGCGGACTTCAATCTTTCCTATCACATGCCACAAATCCTGATCGCCAGTGAATATAATATCACCACTCAGGTTCCTGTTATTTATATGCTAGAGGCAATAGGAAAGAAATTAGCAAAGAATATCTCTAGTTAA
- a CDS encoding LrgB family protein, with amino-acid sequence MSSLSISVLCLLMTLALYFANKKIYRRIHTIWMMPLVLTPLILVLFLVVTHVSYQDYMGESHWLLWLLGPATIAFAVPVYENMAVIRRHWMSLSAGVITATVVAVSSSVWLARLLTLPEEVQRSLAVRSITTPFALEAAKQLGGQPDLVALFVVITGVFGMGVGDILFLRLAVRSGMAKGAGLGASSHGAGTAKAYEIGQTEGVVSSLVMMLAGVVTVVLAPLIGHVMWS; translated from the coding sequence ATGAGTAGTTTAAGTATCAGTGTGCTTTGTCTGTTGATGACGCTAGCGCTCTATTTTGCCAATAAGAAAATATACCGTCGTATTCATACCATTTGGATGATGCCGCTGGTTTTGACACCGCTGATTTTAGTGCTGTTTTTGGTAGTCACACATGTTTCCTATCAGGATTATATGGGAGAGAGCCATTGGCTGCTTTGGCTATTGGGCCCTGCCACTATCGCGTTTGCGGTACCGGTTTATGAAAACATGGCTGTGATTCGCCGCCACTGGATGTCGTTAAGCGCAGGCGTTATTACGGCAACGGTCGTGGCGGTGAGTAGTTCAGTTTGGTTGGCTCGGCTGTTAACGTTGCCAGAGGAAGTACAGCGCAGCTTGGCTGTGCGTTCAATCACCACGCCATTTGCGTTGGAAGCGGCTAAGCAACTGGGCGGGCAACCTGATTTGGTCGCGCTGTTTGTGGTGATCACCGGCGTTTTCGGCATGGGCGTTGGCGATATTTTATTCCTACGTTTGGCGGTGCGCAGCGGTATGGCGAAAGGGGCAGGATTGGGGGCCTCGTCGCATGGCGCAGGAACCGCGAAAGCCTATGAGATAGGACAGACCGAAGGCGTGGTTTCAAGTTTGGTTATGATGTTAGCGGGGGTGGTTACCGTGGTTTTGGCCCCGCTGATCGGCCATGTGATGTGGTCATGA
- a CDS encoding DUF2002 family protein, with amino-acid sequence MYLRPDEVAQVLERTGFIRDYVTDKAYGFHKGDHYVYVNREARMGRTALVIHPALGQKSLKFAHPAEPLRSSVAYTRFPQDPHAVDTAFVGIPHGFTSRARLSQYLEKMFQ; translated from the coding sequence ATGTATTTACGCCCTGACGAAGTCGCACAGGTACTTGAACGAACTGGGTTTATTAGAGATTACGTGACCGATAAAGCTTATGGTTTTCATAAAGGCGATCACTATGTCTATGTTAACCGTGAGGCCAGAATGGGCCGAACCGCACTGGTTATCCACCCTGCGCTCGGGCAGAAAAGTCTGAAATTTGCGCATCCCGCAGAGCCACTACGCAGCAGCGTAGCCTATACGCGTTTCCCTCAGGATCCCCATGCGGTAGATACCGCATTCGTTGGTATTCCACACGGATTCACTTCACGCGCGCGTCTCAGCCAGTATTTGGAAAAAATGTTCCAATAG
- the agp gene encoding bifunctional glucose-1-phosphatase/inositol phosphatase, which translates to MKKTTKGFFSLSALALFIPLAAQSADVSSAAPEGYQLEQVLIFSRHGIRAPLVGYGDILAESTPHQWPVWKTEGGLLTPKGAEVETLFGQYMRDWLAQTGILPAGACPTDGAVFVYANSLPRTIDTAKSFVSGAFPECSLKVNHQAKIGTMDPTFNPIITAKVTDEFKQKAIESINQHAGQGGIEGLNERLKPNYAVLQQVMDYGQSKVCTEKKTCSLAEQPNTINIVQDKEPGITGPLRVGTGASDGFMLQYYEGYPLKEVAWGQITDEKQWQQLEEIKNLYHETLFGSSAVAQNAAAPLMRFVSATLVGTPDNNVLAADAHKAKVAVLVGHDSNIASLLAAMKTADYELPKQYEKTPISGKIVFQRWHDKNHNRDLMKIEYVYQSTDQIRNATPLSLSSPAQRVILQIDGCKIDANGFCPMDDFKTAIAKDIQGQ; encoded by the coding sequence ATGAAAAAAACAACTAAGGGCTTTTTCTCATTGAGCGCATTGGCGTTATTTATTCCGCTGGCGGCTCAGTCTGCGGATGTTTCTTCCGCTGCGCCTGAAGGTTACCAGCTAGAACAGGTTCTGATTTTCAGCCGTCATGGTATCCGTGCGCCGCTGGTGGGATATGGCGATATTTTGGCAGAATCGACGCCACATCAATGGCCAGTATGGAAAACGGAAGGAGGATTGCTGACGCCTAAAGGGGCCGAAGTGGAAACACTCTTTGGCCAATATATGCGTGATTGGCTCGCCCAAACCGGTATTTTGCCTGCGGGCGCTTGCCCAACCGACGGTGCCGTATTTGTTTATGCTAATAGCCTGCCTCGCACCATTGATACCGCGAAAAGCTTTGTTAGCGGGGCATTTCCCGAGTGTTCACTCAAAGTGAATCATCAGGCCAAAATTGGCACTATGGACCCGACGTTTAACCCAATAATCACTGCTAAAGTCACGGATGAGTTTAAACAAAAAGCTATCGAGTCGATTAACCAACATGCGGGACAGGGCGGGATAGAAGGCCTTAACGAACGCCTGAAACCTAACTATGCGGTACTTCAGCAGGTAATGGACTACGGACAATCGAAGGTCTGCACCGAGAAGAAAACCTGCTCGTTGGCTGAACAGCCAAATACGATCAATATCGTTCAGGATAAAGAGCCCGGTATTACGGGTCCGCTACGCGTAGGAACCGGCGCATCTGATGGATTTATGCTGCAGTATTACGAAGGATATCCGCTGAAAGAGGTGGCTTGGGGACAAATTACCGATGAAAAACAGTGGCAGCAGTTGGAGGAGATAAAGAATCTTTATCATGAAACCCTGTTTGGTTCCTCGGCGGTAGCCCAAAATGCGGCGGCACCTTTGATGCGTTTCGTTAGCGCAACGCTGGTGGGAACGCCAGATAACAATGTGCTGGCGGCAGACGCCCATAAAGCGAAGGTTGCGGTGCTGGTGGGGCATGATTCCAACATCGCGTCTTTGCTAGCCGCCATGAAAACAGCCGATTATGAACTGCCTAAGCAGTATGAGAAAACCCCGATCAGCGGGAAAATTGTTTTCCAACGTTGGCATGATAAAAACCACAATCGGGATTTGATGAAGATTGAATACGTATATCAGTCAACCGATCAAATCCGCAATGCTACGCCGTTATCATTATCATCACCGGCCCAGCGTGTGATTTTACAAATCGATGGCTGTAAAATTGATGCTAACGGTTTCTGCCCAATGGATGATTTTAAAACCGCGATAGCGAAAGATATTCAAGGACAGTAA
- a CDS encoding PTS transporter subunit EIIC → MAINYADSAKEIVKLIGSDNNVINVTHCATRLRFVLKDNSQVDKETLKRVKGVITVIESSGQLQVVIGNHVGDAYREVLKLIQVDENAAVSAPNVGIVSRLMDIISSIFAPFLYPLAACGVLQGLISLFAVLGWMDPASGTYRILNFVSWTGFTFLPVMVAFTAAKKFNVNPFTAVIAACALVCPDYMSMLTANKILLVNSADPAMQELMKEAVSNPQIARVLTEVVGIPLSADPLTFLGMPVQYLSYTSAVIPIILMVWMMSYVQRFFERILPLVIRNLFTPMFCLAIIVPLTLLVFGPIGNMIGGAIGGVYNTLYHLSPVVAGFVVGALWTPLVTLGVHWGITPVTVGNYATLGYDTFTGLQASAVFAMAGAVLGVYLKSKDAEMKRVALSAGMTGLFGITEPAIYGVALRLKRPMVCACMAGAVGGAIAGSFNAVSWSYCIPGIAVLPVFFKEGHLPQFLGFVLSISVAFVLGAVFTWFAGFKEEIPAAVTDTKAAAQPEVA, encoded by the coding sequence ATGGCAATTAATTATGCGGACTCGGCCAAGGAAATTGTAAAATTAATTGGTAGCGATAATAATGTGATTAATGTCACACATTGTGCAACGCGTTTACGATTTGTATTAAAAGATAATTCTCAAGTAGATAAAGAAACCCTTAAGCGTGTTAAAGGCGTTATTACGGTTATTGAGTCTAGCGGGCAATTACAGGTAGTGATTGGTAACCATGTGGGTGATGCCTACCGAGAAGTGCTAAAGCTGATTCAGGTGGATGAAAATGCCGCCGTCAGCGCACCTAACGTCGGTATTGTTAGCCGTCTGATGGATATCATTTCCAGCATTTTTGCGCCTTTTCTCTACCCGCTTGCCGCATGTGGTGTTCTGCAGGGGCTGATTTCGCTGTTTGCCGTTTTAGGCTGGATGGATCCTGCCAGCGGAACCTATCGCATCTTGAACTTCGTTTCATGGACCGGGTTTACTTTCCTGCCTGTGATGGTGGCTTTTACCGCCGCGAAGAAATTTAACGTTAACCCATTTACTGCCGTTATTGCCGCCTGTGCGCTGGTTTGTCCTGACTACATGAGCATGCTGACAGCCAACAAGATCCTGCTGGTGAATTCTGCCGATCCGGCAATGCAGGAACTGATGAAAGAAGCGGTGAGTAATCCACAGATTGCCCGTGTTTTAACCGAAGTCGTAGGTATTCCGCTTAGCGCAGATCCACTGACGTTTTTAGGCATGCCGGTGCAGTATTTGAGTTACACCTCGGCGGTTATTCCGATCATTTTGATGGTGTGGATGATGTCGTACGTGCAGCGTTTCTTTGAACGTATTCTGCCGCTGGTGATCCGCAATCTGTTCACGCCGATGTTCTGTTTGGCGATTATTGTTCCTCTGACACTGCTGGTATTTGGCCCGATTGGCAACATGATTGGCGGCGCCATCGGCGGGGTTTACAACACGCTTTATCATCTCAGTCCTGTGGTCGCCGGTTTTGTGGTTGGCGCACTGTGGACACCGTTAGTCACCTTAGGCGTGCATTGGGGGATTACTCCGGTCACCGTCGGCAACTACGCTACCTTGGGCTACGACACCTTTACCGGTCTGCAAGCCTCAGCCGTGTTTGCCATGGCGGGCGCAGTTCTAGGCGTTTACCTGAAATCTAAAGATGCCGAGATGAAGCGCGTTGCGCTATCTGCGGGGATGACGGGTCTGTTCGGGATTACTGAGCCTGCAATTTATGGTGTGGCACTGCGTTTAAAACGTCCCATGGTGTGTGCTTGCATGGCGGGTGCGGTCGGAGGCGCCATTGCCGGTTCCTTCAATGCGGTATCGTGGAGCTACTGTATTCCTGGGATCGCGGTGCTGCCGGTGTTCTTCAAAGAAGGGCATCTGCCTCAGTTCCTCGGTTTCGTCCTGTCGATAAGCGTGGCCTTTGTCCTTGGTGCCGTATTTACCTGGTTTGCCGGATTTAAAGAGGAAATTCCAGCAGCAGTGACAGATACCAAAGCAGCGGCGCAGCCTGAAGTCGCTTGA
- a CDS encoding CidA/LrgA family protein, producing the protein MSLALRSCAPFVLSRLQVPVQVALYAALFLAAQWVVVQFHLPLPANIVGMLMLLAMIVLRVLPIKWVKAGSRWLLAEMLLFFVPAVVAVVNYASLLMVEGWRIFAVIAVSTSLTLGLTALVVDRVYRFEIYLQRKKQSAAYKRDRA; encoded by the coding sequence ATGTCTCTGGCGTTGCGCTCTTGCGCACCGTTCGTCCTAAGCCGTTTACAGGTGCCTGTTCAGGTCGCTTTGTATGCTGCATTGTTTTTAGCTGCACAATGGGTGGTGGTTCAATTCCACCTTCCTCTTCCCGCCAATATCGTGGGTATGTTGATGCTGCTGGCGATGATCGTTTTACGCGTTTTGCCCATCAAGTGGGTAAAGGCGGGTTCGCGTTGGTTATTGGCTGAAATGTTGCTGTTTTTTGTTCCTGCCGTGGTTGCGGTGGTGAATTACGCTTCGTTATTAATGGTAGAAGGTTGGCGGATTTTTGCCGTGATTGCAGTCAGTACCTCATTGACGCTCGGTTTGACGGCGCTGGTGGTAGATCGGGTTTATCGTTTTGAAATTTACCTACAGCGTAAAAAGCAATCGGCCGCCTATAAGCGAGATCGCGCATGA
- a CDS encoding LysR family transcriptional regulator → MDVRTLRYFVEVVRQQSFTRAAEKLFVTQPTISKMLRHLEDELGCTLLIREGRRLHLTDSGQAVYQRGLTILDQFSQLRSELEDISTVKRGQLKLGIPPMVGTQMAGLINEFRHNYPGIELIISEFGGLTVEQAVLSGELDLALTALSGDTDAAIASLPLFSHPLCVLVPRTEEWLSRTSIAMPELAEQNILIYNEDFALYKQLMQAFAVHNVTPQIAVRSGQWDFLAAMVQAGVGIAILPEPICQRLDPKTLLWLPLEPKLMWELGLIWCEGRYLSHSAQAWIARCREYWPNGEMHPEWITLK, encoded by the coding sequence ATGGATGTCAGAACGCTGCGCTATTTTGTAGAAGTGGTACGCCAACAAAGCTTTACCCGCGCGGCGGAAAAACTGTTTGTTACCCAGCCAACCATCAGCAAAATGCTCCGCCATCTGGAAGATGAGCTGGGATGCACGCTGCTCATCCGTGAAGGACGCCGTTTACATCTTACCGACAGTGGGCAAGCAGTTTATCAACGCGGCCTAACCATACTGGATCAATTTAGCCAATTAAGATCAGAGCTAGAAGATATCAGCACGGTGAAACGCGGCCAGCTTAAGTTAGGTATTCCACCGATGGTCGGTACCCAAATGGCCGGATTAATTAATGAATTTCGCCATAACTATCCAGGAATCGAGCTGATTATTTCCGAATTTGGCGGGCTTACCGTTGAACAGGCCGTGTTATCGGGTGAACTCGATCTCGCCTTAACGGCGCTTTCAGGAGATACCGATGCCGCCATCGCATCGCTACCGCTGTTCAGCCATCCGCTGTGCGTTTTAGTCCCTCGCACCGAAGAGTGGCTATCGCGCACCAGCATCGCTATGCCCGAACTCGCTGAGCAGAATATCCTGATCTACAACGAGGATTTCGCGCTCTATAAACAGCTAATGCAGGCCTTTGCGGTTCATAACGTGACGCCACAGATTGCGGTTCGCAGCGGGCAGTGGGACTTTCTCGCCGCCATGGTTCAGGCTGGCGTAGGCATCGCAATTTTGCCAGAGCCTATCTGCCAACGGCTCGATCCAAAGACCCTACTTTGGCTGCCATTAGAGCCAAAACTGATGTGGGAGCTGGGTTTGATTTGGTGTGAGGGGCGATATTTGTCGCACAGCGCTCAAGCGTGGATCGCGCGCTGCCGTGAATATTGGCCGAACGGGGAAATGCATCCCGAGTGGATAACGTTGAAGTAA